ACACAGCAAACGCTACTTGGGCAGCTACAGATATTTTTAACGTTGACGCTTTGGCAGAAATCTTGAAAGGTCACGATGCTGTTGTTAACGCTTACAACCCAGGATGGACAAATCCAAACATTTATGATGACTTTTTAGCAGGTTCAAAAGCAATTCAGGAAGCGGTTAAAAAATCAGGTGTAAAACGTTTCATTACTATTGGCGGCGCTGGAAGTTTATTTGTAGCTCCAGATTTACAAGCGGTTGATACTCCAGATTTCCCTAAAGAAATTTATCCTGGTGCAAACGCTGCAAGACATTATTTAAATATCATTAAAGAGGAAAAAGACTTAGACTG
This portion of the Flavobacterium panacagri genome encodes:
- a CDS encoding NAD(P)-dependent oxidoreductase → MKIAIIGATGFVGSAILNELADRKHEITAIARTPKDTANATWAATDIFNVDALAEILKGHDAVVNAYNPGWTNPNIYDDFLAGSKAIQEAVKKSGVKRFITIGGAGSLFVAPDLQAVDTPDFPKEIYPGANAARHYLNIIKEEKDLDWAFFSPAFEMHAGTKTGRTGKYRLGLENPVFNEEQRSILSVEDLAVVIADEVETPKHHQVRFTAGY